In a genomic window of uncultured Sphaerochaeta sp.:
- a CDS encoding MFS transporter, producing MAKKGIMVSYGMGKFIAEFLTGAFGSIVFMFYETEVGLSGAYAALATIIYSVWNAVNDPIIGYITNKGAPFSKRLGRRFPWIILGLVLSSIAFILIFSVPTSWDAKSKPLPVFFWMVLTICLYDGLYSLWEVNYQSIYPDKFRGQKERTTTAAVGTGIGVLGIASGFIIPPLFFSYGDRASYLACALVIALISGLATLLVSFGVFESKEMINRFALQQQSEQAPPFFSQMRKALKSRNLLAFVLLLFFYQSGCMLMTASINYVVKYVLAAKSSQATPIFAGMLGGTLISILLWTRVAKKLKNNQRMLILCSFVLAFFALPLSFLGSATSYMVAMGLWGLGFGGFWTFMSPAMADVIDSLVVEQKRRDDGVVLGIRAFFMRFSYASQAIVFFAVHELTGFDPIAISDQAIWGIRLHMGVIPALFFLAGGVLFMRMNRLGPVQVEENRLLLSQLDI from the coding sequence ATGGCTAAGAAAGGCATCATGGTCTCCTACGGAATGGGCAAGTTCATCGCCGAATTCCTCACCGGTGCATTCGGTTCGATCGTCTTCATGTTCTATGAGACCGAAGTGGGGCTCAGCGGTGCCTATGCCGCCTTGGCTACCATCATCTACTCGGTCTGGAATGCGGTAAACGACCCCATCATCGGCTATATCACCAACAAGGGGGCACCCTTTTCCAAGCGCCTTGGCAGGCGCTTCCCCTGGATCATCCTTGGGCTCGTGCTCTCCTCGATCGCTTTCATCCTCATTTTCTCCGTTCCCACGAGTTGGGATGCAAAAAGCAAGCCACTTCCGGTCTTTTTCTGGATGGTACTCACCATTTGCCTCTATGATGGGTTGTACAGCCTCTGGGAGGTCAACTACCAGAGCATCTATCCCGACAAGTTCCGCGGCCAGAAAGAACGTACCACCACCGCAGCGGTGGGAACCGGCATCGGAGTGCTCGGCATTGCCAGCGGCTTCATCATCCCCCCGCTCTTCTTCTCCTATGGAGATCGTGCAAGCTACCTGGCCTGTGCCCTGGTCATCGCCCTCATCTCAGGCCTTGCAACCCTGCTTGTGAGCTTCGGTGTCTTCGAGTCCAAGGAGATGATCAACCGCTTCGCGCTCCAGCAGCAGAGCGAACAGGCTCCTCCCTTCTTCAGCCAGATGCGCAAGGCCCTGAAAAGCCGCAACCTGCTGGCCTTCGTGCTCCTGCTCTTCTTCTACCAGAGCGGATGCATGCTCATGACAGCCTCCATCAACTATGTAGTCAAATACGTTCTTGCTGCAAAGAGCAGCCAAGCAACGCCAATCTTTGCAGGAATGCTGGGAGGAACCCTCATTTCCATCCTGCTCTGGACCAGGGTGGCCAAGAAGCTGAAAAACAACCAACGGATGCTCATCCTCTGCTCTTTCGTCCTTGCCTTCTTCGCTCTTCCGCTCTCCTTCCTCGGATCAGCGACCTCCTACATGGTGGCGATGGGGCTCTGGGGACTGGGTTTCGGGGGGTTCTGGACCTTCATGAGCCCGGCTATGGCCGATGTCATCGATAGCCTGGTTGTGGAGCAAAAGAGGCGTGATGATGGGGTAGTCCTGGGAATCAGGGCATTTTTCATGCGTTTCAGCTATGCAAGCCAAGCCATCGTCTTCTTTGCGGTGCACGAGCTTACCGGCTTCGATCCTATTGCCATCAGCGACCAGGCCATCTGGGGCATCCGTCTGCATATGGGCGTGATACCCGCCCTCTTCTTTTTGGCAGGAGGAGTCCTGTTCATGCGGATGAACCGTCTGGGGCCTGTGCAGGTGGAGGAAAACCGGCTTCTGCTTTCCCAACTGGATATCTAG
- a CDS encoding XRE family transcriptional regulator, whose product MDTPPMIGKNIQRLRTSRKLTLNVLSERSGVSKAMLSQIESDKVNPTVATVWKIARGLNVELNDLLDTDDQPKRVFTLNPAGEEAPKLETRENGVSIRILSPLNMVEELEMYLVSFEPHSKLASEPHYPGTQEFLTVVKGAVKVQVGENSAEIRKGDFLVYHCDIEHSITNESNQPAVVHMVVRFTVDKH is encoded by the coding sequence ATGGATACCCCTCCGATGATTGGAAAAAACATCCAACGCCTGCGCACCAGCCGCAAGCTCACCCTCAACGTCCTTTCCGAACGTTCGGGTGTCTCCAAGGCGATGCTCAGCCAGATTGAGTCCGACAAGGTCAATCCTACGGTTGCCACCGTATGGAAGATTGCCCGCGGCCTGAACGTGGAACTGAACGACCTGCTCGACACCGATGACCAGCCCAAGCGTGTCTTCACCCTCAATCCTGCAGGGGAAGAGGCTCCGAAGCTGGAAACACGGGAGAACGGGGTATCCATACGCATCCTCAGCCCGCTGAACATGGTCGAAGAGCTGGAGATGTACCTGGTGAGCTTCGAGCCGCACAGCAAGCTGGCCAGTGAGCCTCACTACCCCGGCACCCAGGAGTTCCTGACGGTCGTCAAGGGAGCGGTCAAGGTACAGGTGGGAGAGAACAGTGCTGAGATCCGCAAGGGCGATTTCCTCGTGTATCACTGCGACATCGAGCACTCAATCACCAACGAGTCCAACCAGCCTGCTGTGGTGCATATGGTGGTACGCTTCACCGTCGACAAGCATTGA
- a CDS encoding NAD-dependent epimerase/dehydratase family protein codes for MKNILIIGSLGQLGSEIALECRKRYGDEHVVLTDIRDDVNRPLVEGGPFYKIDARDGAAVARIVKDHHIDTIYHLAAVLSARAEKDPLNAWNLNMGGLITTLEVAKELGCAVFTPSSIGAFGPTTPKQYTPQDTIQRPTSIYGVTKVAGELLCDYYYHKFDVDTRGIRFPGVISNMTPPGGGTTDYAVEIYYEAVRNHHYTCFLRGDTYLDMIYMPDAVEAAIRIMEANPAKLRHRNAFNIAAMSFCPEEQAAYIRTHIPDFTISYDIDPVKQAIADSWPDSLEDYAARVEWDWKPKYDLGAMTADMLQTITRREA; via the coding sequence ATGAAGAACATTCTGATCATCGGTTCGTTGGGCCAACTTGGCTCTGAGATTGCCCTTGAGTGCCGCAAGCGCTACGGGGACGAGCACGTCGTGTTGACCGATATCCGCGACGATGTGAACAGGCCACTGGTGGAAGGTGGTCCCTTCTACAAGATTGACGCGCGGGACGGCGCGGCGGTGGCACGGATCGTGAAGGATCATCACATCGACACCATCTATCACCTTGCCGCTGTCCTTTCGGCGAGAGCCGAAAAAGATCCGCTGAATGCCTGGAACCTGAACATGGGCGGGCTCATCACCACCCTGGAGGTCGCCAAGGAGCTGGGTTGTGCCGTGTTCACCCCCTCCTCAATCGGCGCATTCGGACCCACGACTCCCAAACAGTACACGCCGCAGGACACCATCCAGCGACCGACTTCCATCTACGGGGTCACCAAGGTTGCAGGTGAGCTGCTCTGTGACTACTACTATCATAAGTTCGATGTCGATACCCGTGGCATCCGCTTTCCGGGGGTCATCAGCAACATGACGCCTCCGGGCGGCGGAACCACCGACTATGCGGTGGAGATTTACTATGAGGCGGTGAGGAATCACCACTACACCTGTTTCCTGCGCGGGGACACCTACCTGGACATGATCTATATGCCCGATGCCGTGGAGGCTGCCATCAGGATCATGGAAGCAAACCCTGCAAAACTGAGGCACCGCAATGCCTTCAATATTGCTGCAATGAGCTTCTGCCCTGAAGAGCAGGCAGCCTATATACGTACCCATATCCCTGACTTCACCATCAGTTATGACATTGATCCCGTAAAGCAGGCTATCGCTGACTCATGGCCTGACAGTCTTGAGGACTATGCCGCAAGGGTGGAATGGGACTGGAAACCGAAGTATGATCTAGGTGCCATGACAGCCGACATGCTGCAAACCATCACAAGGAGGGAAGCATGA
- a CDS encoding glycine C-acetyltransferase — MTEQVKKELEEFLALQEEQGLLKRERVLEGSQNRSILVDGKPVLNFCANNYLGLSDNKEVIQAAKDAMDRWGYGLSSVRFICGTQQIHKELERRISSFLRTDDTILFSSCFDANGALFEPLLGEEDAVISDELNHASIIDGIRLSKAQRLRYKHSDMESLKSCLEESKQSRRRLIATDGVFSMDGDIARLKEICALAKQYDALVMVDDSHATGYLGKTGRGTVELCGVEGQVDLITTTFGKACGGASGGCISGNQLLIDLYRQRARPYLFSNTLAPAICGGTLKVLDLLEAGNPFKEITLSNAHYFRSEMEKAGFDLVKGETAIVPVMVYDEPKAVALADRLLQAGIYVIGFCYPVVPKGKARIRVQLSATHTKADVDRAVQAFVTEGRKMGLI, encoded by the coding sequence ATGACCGAACAAGTGAAAAAGGAGCTTGAAGAGTTCCTTGCACTCCAGGAGGAGCAGGGACTGCTCAAGCGCGAGCGTGTGCTTGAGGGGAGCCAGAACAGATCGATCTTGGTGGACGGAAAGCCGGTACTCAACTTTTGCGCCAACAACTACCTGGGGCTTTCCGACAACAAGGAAGTCATCCAGGCCGCGAAGGATGCGATGGACAGGTGGGGGTACGGACTTTCGTCGGTCCGCTTCATCTGCGGGACACAGCAGATACACAAGGAGTTGGAGAGGCGCATCAGTTCCTTCCTCCGAACCGATGATACCATTCTCTTCTCCTCTTGCTTCGATGCAAACGGAGCACTCTTTGAGCCGCTTTTGGGAGAGGAAGACGCCGTCATCAGCGATGAGCTGAACCATGCCTCCATCATCGATGGCATACGCCTGAGCAAAGCCCAGCGGCTGCGGTACAAGCACAGCGATATGGAGAGTCTCAAGAGCTGTCTGGAAGAGAGCAAACAGAGCCGAAGGCGCCTGATCGCCACCGATGGTGTCTTCTCCATGGACGGGGATATTGCACGCCTGAAAGAGATCTGCGCCCTTGCCAAGCAGTATGATGCCTTGGTCATGGTGGATGACTCCCATGCCACCGGCTATCTGGGCAAGACCGGACGCGGAACCGTGGAGCTCTGTGGGGTGGAAGGCCAGGTTGACCTGATCACCACCACCTTCGGCAAGGCCTGCGGAGGTGCAAGCGGAGGCTGCATCAGTGGTAACCAGCTGCTGATAGACCTCTACCGCCAGCGTGCCCGGCCCTATCTCTTCTCCAATACCCTTGCCCCGGCAATTTGCGGGGGTACGCTGAAGGTGCTCGATCTTCTGGAAGCGGGCAACCCCTTCAAGGAAATCACGCTCAGCAACGCACACTACTTCAGAAGCGAGATGGAAAAGGCTGGGTTTGATCTGGTCAAGGGTGAGACTGCCATCGTCCCGGTGATGGTCTATGATGAGCCGAAGGCTGTTGCCCTGGCCGACCGTCTCTTGCAGGCCGGCATCTATGTCATCGGATTCTGTTACCCGGTTGTCCCGAAGGGGAAGGCGAGGATACGTGTCCAGCTCTCGGCGACCCACACCAAAGCGGATGTGGATCGTGCTGTACAGGCTTTTGTAACTGAAGGCAGGAAGATGGGTCTGATCTAG